The Halogeometricum borinquense DSM 11551 DNA window GGTTCCGGTATCTAACTCCGGAACGTAGCGTACGCCGCCGTACGTGCCGTACGCGGCCTTTCCGAGGGCGTTGCGGACGACCGAGAACGTCATCGTCGGCGACATGAGATTCACGTTGTCCTTCAAGCCCTGACTCGCCGCCTGCTTGACGAAGTTGATGAGGTCGCCGCCAGTCATCCCGAGAACGACGACTTCCGCATCCGAGTTGGCGATCTGGCTAATGTACGAGTTGAAGTTGCTCGAGCCGAATTTCGACCGACTGCGCCCCACCACATCGATGGACCGACCCTGTTTCATCCGCTTTTCGACGCGGTTCATCACGGATTCGCCGTAGGCGTAATCCGCGATGTGGAACCACACCTTCGTCCCGAGATTCTCTGCGGTGAAGTCGGAGACTGCTTCAGCCATCTGCGCGGTGTTCGTCTCCGCGCGGAACACCCATTCGTTGCAGTTGCTGCCTGTGATGGGAACGGCCGCACCGCCCGGATTGTAGATAACTTCCTGCTCCTTGGCGAACTCGTTGAGTGCGAGTGCCGTCGAAGAGGAGATAGCCCCCATCAGAAACGACGCGCCATCCTGTTCGACGAGAGACTGAGCCTTCCGGCTACCAGTCGAAGGATCTGCCTCGGTGTCCTCGTAGACGCCCTCGATTTCCACGTCGAGATCATCACTTTCGTTGACGTGCCTAATAGCGAGTTTCGCACCGTTTCGTTGGCCCTCCGCAAGACCGCCGTACGGCCCGGTCATAGGACTCACTACGCCGTAAGTGACGCTGTTCCCCCCGCCACCGGCACCGTCACCGAGACATCCGGCTAGCCCCGATAGACCGACGGTTCCAGTGATTCCCGCCGCCTGTACGAACCGCCGACGCGAGGTCAGAGGACGTGCATCGCTCTGCTCGCTAGCGCTGTCTTCAGACATGAGTGTGTTACTCTCAAACACACCAAGCAAACAATCATTATTAAAGGTTTGTATTAGTGCGGTATTGAGAAAATTCTGTCGGCGGATTGTAACGAATCGGCCCGTGTTGAACGAGACCTCTGCGCCGTCCGTCTCAGAAGAGGGCGAAACCATCTCGTTCCGAGTCGCTCACTGTACGCTACCACCCGCTCGGGACCGATTCCGGAGGCGTACGTGCGGAAGGAGAAGACGTTCGCGGCGTCCACGAAGGTTGTTCGCGGCGTCGGCGAGGATTCGTCAATGTCTCTTCGCAGTTCGACTGAATCACTGCGAGCGACGTCGCGAAGTGGTCACTCCGAACTGCGGGTCTTGACGAGGAACTTCATGTCACCTTCGAGGACGACAGTACCGTCCTGCTTCGTCATCTCTACGTCGAGGACGACGAGTCCGGCGTCGTCCCGACTCCCCACGTCTTTCCGTTCGGAGACGACCATCGTCTGCGAGAGCGTGTCGCCGATAAACACCGGATTCGGCAGGTCCATGTAGTTCATCCCGAGGAAAGCGATAGCAGTCCGTTCGACGATACCCGACCGGTAGACGAACCCCGTCGATTGCACGAACGTCATCGGACCGTGGGCGATTCGCTGGCCGAACTGCGTGTCCTCGGCGTACTCCTTGTTCGTGTGCAGTTCGGTCCAGTCACCCGACAGCGCCGAGTGCATCATGAAATCCGCCTCGGTGACGGTGCGTCCGACGCTCTCGAACTCTTTGCCTTCCTCGAAGTCCTCGAAGTAGTGCGGTTCGTAGCTGTAAGCCATATGCGTCCCCTCTCTGCCCGACGATAAAGTACTTTACATACCTATCGTTCCTGATAAAGTAAGTCGTCCGAACAGACGAAGCCTACTTGCCGAGCGCGGACGACAGGAAAACGATGACGGACGGCAACGACGAGTACGCGGAGATTCGGGAACGCGCGTCGAACGATCCCTTCTGTGGGACAGTCGGTGTCGAACTGGCCGACGTCTCCGGCGGGTACGCCGAGACGACGTTGACCGTCGGCGATGAACACCTGAACTTCCACGGGACACCGCACGGCGGTGCGGTGTACACGCTCGCAGATGCGGCGTTCGCAGCGGCGTCGAACAGTCACGGCGATGCAGCGTTCGCCTTAGAGACGAACATCTCCTACCTCGACGCCGTCGAGGTTGGTGAGACGCTTCGCGCCGTCGCAGAGGAGA harbors:
- a CDS encoding ABC transporter substrate-binding protein, which codes for MTGTVGLSGLAGCLGDGAGGGGNSVTYGVVSPMTGPYGGLAEGQRNGAKLAIRHVNESDDLDVEIEGVYEDTEADPSTGSRKAQSLVEQDGASFLMGAISSSTALALNEFAKEQEVIYNPGGAAVPITGSNCNEWVFRAETNTAQMAEAVSDFTAENLGTKVWFHIADYAYGESVMNRVEKRMKQGRSIDVVGRSRSKFGSSNFNSYISQIANSDAEVVVLGMTGGDLINFVKQAASQGLKDNVNLMSPTMTFSVVRNALGKAAYGTYGGVRYVPELDTGTNQSFVEAYQNEYDTPPDNFARVAYLSIRMTAKGIAEAGSSDPAAVKDALPGLEMETIMGTNQFRDCDHQAMNPVWPGKLVAPDSGSGAADVELNEQISGSDALPACGDLGCNLSS
- a CDS encoding MaoC/PaaZ C-terminal domain-containing protein, whose protein sequence is MAYSYEPHYFEDFEEGKEFESVGRTVTEADFMMHSALSGDWTELHTNKEYAEDTQFGQRIAHGPMTFVQSTGFVYRSGIVERTAIAFLGMNYMDLPNPVFIGDTLSQTMVVSERKDVGSRDDAGLVVLDVEMTKQDGTVVLEGDMKFLVKTRSSE
- a CDS encoding PaaI family thioesterase, which encodes MTDGNDEYAEIRERASNDPFCGTVGVELADVSGGYAETTLTVGDEHLNFHGTPHGGAVYTLADAAFAAASNSHGDAAFALETNISYLDAVEVGETLRAVAEETHRGGRTAAYEVVVTDGGGDRIATFRGRVYKPG